One region of Rubinisphaera margarita genomic DNA includes:
- a CDS encoding P-II family nitrogen regulator: MKKIEAIIRHFKLEDVKSALVAAQIEGMTVAEVRGFGRQKGHKETYRGAEYVVDFMPKVKVEIVISDTMADKAIQVISDAARTGNIGDGKIFVSDVEQVIRIRTGETGDEAI, translated from the coding sequence ATGAAAAAGATTGAAGCCATTATCAGGCACTTCAAGCTGGAAGACGTGAAGTCTGCTCTAGTTGCTGCCCAGATCGAAGGAATGACCGTCGCAGAAGTTCGCGGCTTCGGCCGTCAGAAGGGTCACAAGGAAACTTATCGTGGAGCTGAGTACGTCGTCGACTTCATGCCGAAAGTGAAAGTCGAGATCGTCATCTCCGATACCATGGCCGACAAAGCCATCCAGGTCATCTCGGACGCCGCCCGGACCGGCAACATTGGCGACGGAAAGATCTTCGTCTCCGATGTCGAACAGGTCATTCGCATCCGCACCGGCGAAACCGGCGACGAAGCAATCTAG
- a CDS encoding methyltransferase domain-containing protein, with product MNSPQNESNATLNVEAAVRDRYSGAAQEREAALCCPVDYDARYLKIIPNEIIERDYGCGDPSRHVREGETVLDLGSGGGKICYIAAQIVGAAGQVIGVDCNVEMLGLARQYQPEMAKRLGYDVVSFRKGRIEDLQLDLDLFEKYLQENPVHSSADWLRAQGAADELRRTEPLIPDNTVDVVVSNCVLNLVSYEHRRQLFAEIFRVLKPGGRAVISDITCDREVPLELQNDPTLWSGCISGAFRDDQFMAAFEQAGFQACVILERQAQPWTTVKDIEFRSMTIQASKPLPGNAGDRSEEVFYNGPWLEVVDDQGNRLRRGERSRVSSSTLRQYGQTPCGQQITPVSSETAASTELQTFPLQTTDCCSPGGSCC from the coding sequence ATGAATTCGCCCCAGAACGAGTCCAACGCCACGCTGAATGTCGAGGCAGCCGTGCGGGACCGATATTCCGGAGCTGCTCAGGAACGGGAAGCGGCTCTCTGCTGTCCGGTCGACTACGACGCCCGCTATCTGAAAATCATCCCCAATGAGATCATCGAACGGGACTACGGCTGCGGCGATCCGTCCCGGCACGTCCGGGAGGGGGAAACCGTACTCGATCTCGGCTCCGGCGGCGGGAAGATCTGTTACATCGCCGCCCAGATCGTCGGCGCGGCCGGGCAGGTGATCGGTGTCGACTGCAATGTCGAAATGCTCGGGCTGGCTCGACAATACCAGCCGGAAATGGCAAAGCGGCTCGGCTACGATGTCGTCTCGTTCCGCAAAGGACGCATCGAAGATCTGCAGCTCGATCTGGATCTCTTCGAGAAATATCTGCAGGAGAACCCGGTCCACTCCAGTGCCGACTGGCTCCGCGCTCAGGGGGCAGCCGATGAACTTCGCCGCACAGAACCTCTCATTCCCGACAATACGGTCGATGTCGTTGTGTCCAATTGCGTGCTGAATCTCGTGAGTTATGAGCATCGTCGTCAGCTCTTCGCCGAGATCTTCCGCGTCCTGAAGCCGGGCGGCCGGGCCGTCATCAGCGATATCACCTGTGATCGAGAGGTGCCTCTCGAACTGCAGAACGACCCGACTCTCTGGAGCGGCTGCATCAGCGGCGCGTTCCGAGACGATCAATTCATGGCCGCCTTCGAACAGGCGGGCTTTCAGGCGTGTGTGATTCTCGAACGCCAGGCGCAGCCGTGGACCACGGTGAAGGACATCGAATTCCGCAGCATGACGATTCAGGCCAGCAAGCCTCTTCCGGGGAATGCTGGAGATCGTTCCGAAGAAGTTTTCTACAACGGGCCCTGGCTCGAAGTTGTGGATGACCAGGGAAACCGACTTCGTCGGGGCGAACGCAGCCGTGTAAGTTCCTCGACGCTGCGGCAGTACGGTCAAACTCCCTGCGGGCAGCAGATCACCCCGGTTTCTTCGGAAACAGCTGCTTCCACCGAACTACAGACGTTTCCACTGCAGACGACGGATTGCTGCAGTCCGGGCGGTTCCTGCTGCTGA
- a CDS encoding GAF domain-containing protein produces MAQSDLPLPAQLGELLIHAGSAPVSDDLPGRLVQETNAWAVGLWRKKGTELRLCVFAAAEGFDETVAKEFTVATRRVPLDQTQLGIVNAVVHNRPALARAEELTGDLQKSAGWLGRFGARCSLSCPVMAGEDIIGVFAVSWKDAYQENDAWPQELQKLADAISMHLTENT; encoded by the coding sequence ATGGCTCAGTCCGACCTGCCGCTCCCCGCTCAACTGGGAGAACTGCTGATTCACGCCGGCTCCGCACCGGTTTCCGACGATCTTCCCGGCCGCCTCGTTCAGGAAACCAACGCCTGGGCTGTGGGACTCTGGCGGAAGAAAGGGACCGAACTTCGTCTGTGTGTCTTTGCCGCAGCCGAGGGCTTCGACGAAACGGTCGCGAAAGAGTTCACAGTTGCGACCCGGCGTGTTCCGCTCGATCAGACCCAGCTCGGCATCGTAAACGCCGTCGTTCACAACCGTCCCGCGCTGGCCCGAGCCGAGGAATTGACGGGCGATCTGCAGAAATCCGCCGGCTGGCTGGGCCGCTTCGGGGCCCGCTGTTCGTTGTCCTGCCCGGTGATGGCTGGCGAAGACATTATCGGCGTCTTCGCCGTCTCCTGGAAAGACGCGTACCAGGAGAATGACGCCTGGCCCCAGGAACTGCAGAAACTCGCCGACGCCATCTCGATGCACCTCACCGAGAACACGTAG
- a CDS encoding serine/threonine-protein kinase, whose amino-acid sequence MGGSGNRDKTRAEGNTEPAGKPSSSQQASTRKQKVQKLGDFELVRKLGQGGMGAVYLAHQVSLDRKCALKVMSSQLSQKKDFVERFIREARVGAKIEHPNVVRCYAVGEHKGIYFAALEFIDGPSMQDWIKKLGTLEVGDAVHITIVCAQALGHAHKMNLIHRDIKPDNILVTKTGMVKVADLGLAKAVDDDQSMTQSGTGMGTPLYMPPEQARNAKYVDQRSDIYALGCTLYRYLTGVPPFKADSTMELILAKENSKYTPAARINKAVPEKLDLIIDKMMAKDPKHRYQTCDELLAELIPLGLENPSLSFIDSNEKYVLGAAASGVSSAVITPPQPRNVQPEVKAPRSSREEAVEQKRAEASSKRDVWLVRYKDRTGKLQVQKMAADQIHRGLATQLLDETAQLSRAKNVPFAPIGSVKEFRDQVGELLLKKKDRSKKQEIKSIYEKIDRQHKRRKWWRVLENIKEGTFGWISLVVWLALVGGIGYGLYLGVPMAWQLIADNFGLTQ is encoded by the coding sequence ATGGGTGGCTCAGGCAACAGGGACAAGACCCGCGCCGAAGGCAACACCGAGCCGGCTGGTAAACCGTCCTCCTCGCAGCAGGCGAGTACGAGGAAGCAGAAGGTCCAGAAGCTCGGTGATTTCGAACTGGTTCGCAAGCTCGGCCAGGGCGGCATGGGAGCCGTCTACCTGGCCCATCAGGTGAGCCTGGACCGGAAGTGTGCCCTGAAGGTGATGTCGTCCCAGTTGTCCCAGAAGAAGGATTTTGTCGAGCGGTTCATTCGCGAAGCTCGCGTCGGAGCGAAGATCGAGCATCCCAACGTCGTCCGCTGTTACGCGGTTGGCGAGCACAAAGGCATCTACTTCGCCGCGCTCGAATTCATCGACGGCCCCAGCATGCAGGACTGGATCAAAAAGCTGGGAACGCTCGAAGTGGGCGATGCCGTCCACATCACGATCGTCTGTGCCCAGGCACTCGGCCATGCCCACAAAATGAACCTGATCCATCGGGATATCAAACCGGACAACATCCTTGTTACGAAGACGGGAATGGTGAAAGTGGCCGACCTCGGTCTGGCCAAAGCCGTTGACGACGATCAGTCGATGACTCAATCCGGGACCGGCATGGGCACACCGCTTTACATGCCTCCCGAACAGGCCCGGAACGCCAAGTATGTCGACCAGCGAAGCGATATCTACGCACTGGGCTGCACTCTTTATCGATACCTGACGGGCGTCCCTCCCTTCAAAGCCGACTCCACCATGGAGCTGATTCTCGCCAAGGAGAACTCCAAATACACGCCGGCTGCCAGGATCAATAAAGCCGTTCCGGAGAAGCTGGATCTGATCATCGATAAGATGATGGCCAAAGACCCGAAACATCGGTATCAGACCTGCGACGAACTTCTGGCCGAGCTGATCCCGCTCGGTCTTGAGAACCCATCGCTCAGTTTCATCGATTCCAACGAAAAATACGTCCTGGGAGCAGCCGCTTCAGGCGTTTCCTCGGCCGTGATTACACCGCCTCAACCGAGGAACGTTCAGCCTGAGGTCAAGGCCCCCAGATCCTCCCGCGAGGAAGCCGTCGAGCAGAAACGGGCAGAGGCGAGTTCGAAACGCGACGTCTGGCTGGTCCGTTACAAAGACCGGACCGGCAAATTGCAGGTCCAGAAGATGGCCGCCGATCAGATTCATCGCGGGCTGGCGACTCAACTCCTCGACGAAACGGCTCAGCTGTCCCGGGCGAAGAACGTTCCTTTCGCCCCGATTGGTTCTGTCAAGGAGTTTCGCGATCAGGTGGGCGAACTTCTGCTCAAGAAGAAGGACCGCAGCAAGAAACAGGAAATCAAATCGATCTACGAGAAGATCGATCGACAGCACAAGCGGCGGAAATGGTGGCGGGTGCTCGAAAATATCAAGGAAGGGACATTCGGCTGGATCAGTCTGGTGGTCTGGCTGGCCCTCGTCGGCGGCATCGGCTATGGACTCTACCTCGGCGTGCCGATGGCCTGGCAGTTGATTGCGGACAACTTCGGACTGACGCAGTAG
- a CDS encoding ammonium transporter, with the protein MLTAFDNIQMLWKASLLLAVVGCLSVTSQTFAQEDPPAEEPTAAAAAEEPAVEEAAAEEEAEPVTLESLSAAVETVETETGWLWTCIAAFLVFFMQAGFALVEAGFTRSKNCVNIIMKNLMDFSLGSIIFWAVGFGLMFGASPSGYIGTTDFFVDGMVDGAYDNWELAFLIFQTVFAATAATIVSGAMAERTKFSAYLLYTVAITAIVYPISGSWAWGSLYNGSGWLEGMGFIDFAGSTVVHSLGGWAALAGAIVIGARKGKYAADGTVTPIMGHSMPLAALGVFILWLGWFGFNPGSTTSLDDGNFARVAVTTNLSAVGGCISSMILSWIMFGKPDVSFALNGALAGLVSITAPCYDVSPMSALIIGLIGGVVCVLSVLFFDKIKVDDPVGAISVHGVCGAWGTLSAGLFAQEAINGTNGLFFGGGVSQLITQLIGIGAYFVWGFGVSLVIFLVIKLTIGLRVSEEEELRGLDITEHGMAAYPYLQSLESA; encoded by the coding sequence ATGTTAACTGCGTTCGATAACATCCAAATGCTATGGAAGGCATCACTGCTGCTCGCAGTGGTGGGATGTTTATCCGTCACGTCCCAGACTTTCGCTCAGGAAGATCCTCCTGCCGAAGAGCCGACCGCAGCCGCTGCTGCTGAAGAACCCGCTGTCGAAGAAGCAGCCGCCGAAGAAGAAGCAGAACCTGTCACACTCGAATCCCTCAGTGCCGCGGTTGAGACCGTGGAAACGGAAACGGGCTGGCTGTGGACCTGTATTGCCGCTTTCCTGGTCTTCTTCATGCAGGCCGGTTTCGCCCTCGTCGAAGCGGGGTTCACACGCTCGAAGAACTGTGTGAACATCATTATGAAGAACCTGATGGACTTCAGTCTCGGTTCGATCATCTTCTGGGCTGTCGGCTTCGGACTGATGTTCGGTGCCAGCCCTTCCGGATACATTGGAACAACCGATTTCTTCGTCGACGGTATGGTCGATGGTGCCTATGACAACTGGGAACTCGCCTTCCTGATCTTCCAGACCGTATTCGCCGCAACCGCCGCGACGATCGTCTCGGGAGCCATGGCCGAACGAACGAAATTCTCCGCTTACCTGCTCTACACCGTGGCCATTACGGCCATCGTTTACCCGATCTCCGGGTCATGGGCCTGGGGTAGCCTCTACAATGGAAGTGGATGGCTCGAAGGGATGGGCTTCATCGACTTTGCGGGGTCTACTGTGGTGCACTCGCTGGGTGGCTGGGCCGCTCTGGCTGGTGCCATTGTAATCGGTGCCCGTAAAGGCAAGTACGCTGCTGACGGAACCGTCACCCCGATCATGGGACATTCGATGCCGCTGGCTGCTCTGGGTGTGTTCATCCTCTGGCTCGGCTGGTTCGGCTTCAACCCGGGTTCGACGACTTCGCTGGACGATGGTAACTTCGCCCGCGTCGCTGTCACCACGAACCTGTCGGCTGTCGGTGGCTGTATTTCCTCGATGATTCTTTCCTGGATCATGTTCGGCAAGCCGGATGTCAGCTTCGCACTCAACGGTGCCCTGGCTGGTCTGGTCTCGATCACCGCTCCCTGTTACGACGTTTCCCCGATGTCGGCTCTGATCATCGGTCTGATCGGCGGCGTCGTCTGTGTTCTCTCGGTCCTGTTCTTCGACAAGATCAAAGTCGACGATCCCGTTGGTGCCATCTCGGTTCACGGTGTGTGTGGAGCCTGGGGAACGCTGTCGGCTGGTCTGTTCGCTCAGGAAGCGATCAACGGAACCAATGGTCTGTTCTTCGGTGGTGGAGTCAGCCAGCTGATCACGCAGCTGATCGGCATCGGTGCTTACTTCGTCTGGGGCTTTGGTGTCTCGCTCGTCATCTTCCTGGTCATCAAGCTGACCATCGGACTGCGAGTCTCCGAAGAAGAGGAACTGCGAGGCCTCGACATTACAGAGCATGGCATGGCGGCCTATCCTTACCTGCAGAGCCTGGAATCCGCTTAA
- a CDS encoding zinc ribbon domain-containing protein — protein MDLRMCPSCKQSVLDDEAQVCPFCGAAMDGSSGPSKAPAKPAAKKQEKKEPEPATAPAAATTSADEDPFAVKPKKASKAIRLQRKPTAKINHRVICPMCDTNGFGTPAVAGKEVRCPNPDCLMPVFVAPEIKKEAPPPPPKPIVTPVRVFALAAVLVMGGIAGYFYSQLPPAEPPAPEDDPLIVTPNVNQNVSPVATTTPDVPDTPPAPEPVDVAALEKTILEASIDAALQRNDNRSKPFCRQLNAEAFAAAGDIAGALKELDALDRLEANLNFLKITPLARIGWLHLENDNKTGAMKMADQAIEYSAQLPKAGAEAVRHAVALGTLLIALERHEEARSLMETREDVQDVTQSAARVAMVIEDGTFALSDSYDWLPRIRWTSPLTLATVYSATFRGYDVEATAFVNAILDAERKSEALAGLATGLAHRATQKGEAFSVDSIPEIAGLTEQDRNRALAQALQSLPEGPAASALGEGISTRIADWSAPAPYAIPAFREIYDGNFAFGTPESRAAAHTHLLLARYLASTGKKAEAWQQVESALAYTATLGATRVEADELVKDVERNRSSIQSRLATELNLTELIRQRSAFNRYRNNAGTISDRAQQRYELEALVYEVAIEWGLAEQYFQALQSGSSQSSNMPHLTEQSLADDLTHALKEAGNQEAVTAMQQKHPAASKISPALKNQIEIERLLAAGNVAGVRELMRQVPEENREPLIELRYACELARDESPNVVLEWNGNISSLTEQELAYRFSAILITRRGDVEEFWKESLRMNLSATEMCSRNLGLIEGLNSTDAYDVTPAVVPAPKPKATP, from the coding sequence ATGGATTTGCGCATGTGCCCGTCCTGCAAGCAATCGGTGCTGGACGACGAGGCTCAGGTCTGTCCGTTCTGTGGTGCCGCAATGGATGGGTCATCCGGTCCGTCGAAAGCTCCCGCGAAACCCGCCGCCAAAAAGCAGGAAAAGAAAGAGCCCGAGCCTGCGACCGCTCCAGCAGCAGCAACGACCTCGGCCGACGAAGATCCCTTCGCCGTCAAACCGAAGAAGGCCTCCAAGGCAATTCGTCTGCAGCGGAAACCGACCGCGAAGATTAATCATCGCGTCATCTGCCCGATGTGTGACACCAACGGTTTCGGAACGCCGGCTGTGGCCGGGAAAGAAGTCCGCTGCCCGAATCCGGACTGCCTGATGCCGGTCTTTGTCGCCCCGGAAATCAAGAAGGAAGCGCCCCCCCCGCCGCCGAAGCCGATCGTCACTCCGGTCCGCGTGTTCGCGCTCGCGGCTGTGCTCGTGATGGGAGGCATCGCGGGTTACTTCTACTCCCAGCTTCCTCCCGCTGAGCCGCCGGCTCCCGAAGACGATCCGCTGATCGTCACGCCGAACGTGAATCAGAATGTCAGTCCAGTGGCGACAACCACACCGGACGTCCCCGACACGCCCCCCGCTCCCGAACCCGTGGATGTCGCTGCTCTGGAGAAAACAATTCTCGAAGCGAGTATCGATGCCGCTTTGCAGCGGAACGACAACCGCAGCAAGCCGTTTTGTCGGCAGCTCAATGCGGAAGCTTTCGCCGCGGCCGGCGACATCGCCGGAGCGTTGAAGGAACTCGATGCACTCGATCGGCTGGAAGCGAATCTGAACTTCCTCAAGATTACGCCGCTGGCTCGCATTGGCTGGCTGCATTTGGAGAACGACAACAAGACCGGCGCGATGAAGATGGCCGATCAGGCGATCGAATACTCCGCTCAACTCCCGAAGGCAGGGGCGGAAGCCGTTCGGCATGCCGTTGCACTCGGAACGCTGTTGATTGCGCTCGAGCGTCATGAAGAGGCACGATCGTTGATGGAAACGCGGGAAGACGTTCAGGACGTCACGCAATCCGCGGCTCGCGTCGCCATGGTAATCGAAGATGGCACGTTCGCCCTCTCCGACAGCTACGACTGGCTGCCACGGATCCGATGGACATCTCCACTGACCCTGGCAACGGTCTACTCAGCCACCTTCCGCGGGTACGACGTCGAGGCGACCGCGTTCGTCAATGCGATTCTCGATGCGGAACGAAAGAGCGAAGCTCTGGCGGGCCTGGCCACAGGTCTGGCTCACCGGGCGACTCAAAAAGGAGAAGCCTTCAGTGTCGACAGCATTCCAGAGATCGCCGGCCTGACCGAGCAGGACCGGAATCGAGCACTGGCTCAGGCTCTGCAGTCGCTGCCAGAAGGTCCGGCGGCATCGGCACTCGGGGAAGGGATTTCGACACGGATCGCCGACTGGAGCGCCCCGGCCCCGTACGCCATTCCCGCCTTCCGCGAAATTTACGATGGCAATTTTGCCTTTGGAACTCCGGAGAGTCGGGCGGCTGCCCACACTCACCTTCTGCTCGCCCGCTACCTCGCTTCAACCGGAAAGAAAGCCGAGGCCTGGCAGCAGGTCGAGTCCGCCCTGGCCTACACGGCAACCCTCGGAGCCACTCGAGTGGAGGCTGACGAACTGGTGAAAGACGTGGAGCGAAACCGAAGTTCGATACAGTCGCGACTCGCGACCGAGCTCAACCTCACGGAGCTGATTCGACAACGTTCCGCCTTCAACCGGTATCGCAACAATGCGGGCACCATCTCGGACCGCGCTCAGCAGCGATACGAACTTGAAGCTCTCGTGTACGAGGTGGCAATTGAATGGGGACTGGCCGAGCAGTACTTCCAGGCGCTGCAGAGCGGATCGTCCCAGAGTTCGAACATGCCTCACCTCACCGAGCAATCGCTGGCCGATGATCTGACGCACGCCTTGAAGGAGGCCGGGAACCAGGAAGCCGTGACCGCGATGCAGCAGAAGCACCCGGCCGCGTCCAAGATTTCTCCGGCGTTGAAAAACCAAATTGAAATCGAGCGACTGCTGGCTGCTGGAAACGTTGCCGGCGTGCGGGAGCTGATGCGGCAGGTTCCCGAGGAGAACCGCGAGCCTTTGATTGAATTGCGCTACGCCTGCGAACTGGCCCGGGACGAATCGCCGAACGTCGTGCTGGAGTGGAACGGTAACATCTCCTCTCTGACTGAGCAGGAGCTCGCCTATCGGTTCTCCGCCATCCTGATTACCCGGCGGGGCGATGTCGAGGAGTTCTGGAAGGAGAGTCTCCGCATGAATCTCTCTGCAACCGAGATGTGCTCCCGCAATCTCGGTCTGATCGAGGGTCTGAATTCCACCGACGCCTACGACGTGACCCCGGCCGTGGTGCCTGCGCCCAAACCCAAAGCGACTCCGTGA
- a CDS encoding FAD-dependent oxidoreductase — protein sequence MRLIFTISRTLTLRSIYSIAAAVLLILSSSSVRAADEPIEADVIIYGGTSAGVAAAVQLDRMGKSSVIIEPSQHLGGLSAGGLGWTDSGNKSVIGGVSLEFYQRVKDEYDKEETWKWQDSEDYSRYSPDAEAIWVFEPHIAERVFNNWVKETKTPVYLGERLDLKDGVTVENGRITEIRMESGQAYRGKIFIDATYEGDLMAKAGVSYTVGREGNDVYGETLNGVQKARTVSHQFEHQISPYRIPGNPASGLLPGVHGNDPGEDGTGDHRVQAYCFRMCLSNHPDNRVPFPKPDQYDPERYELLARILDAGWNRVFQKFDVIPNRKTDTNNHGPFSTDNIGMNYDYPDGDYETREQIIEEHRNYQQGLMWFLANDPRIPTDIQTRIREWGLAADEFQDNGNWPHQIYVREARRMVSDFVMTEWHLRAKKPTPESIGMGSYNMDSHNVQRYVTEEGYARNEGDIQINPGGPYPVSYRAIVPPKKECENLLVPVCLSSSHIAYGSIRMEPVFMILAQSAATAASQSIDNNIAVQDVKYEDLQKKLLEDGQVLEYSGPRRQARTGIDPKSLEGIVIDNTEAKVSGLWQHSTSAPVFVGVDYLHNEEFGSPDKSVTFEFLVTEEGEYDVRLGYPPNPNRASNVTVEIESKTGTSSTNVNQKKTPAISNAFVSLGAYEFSPQSPGRVIIQTENANGYVIADAVWIVRVDADSNQ from the coding sequence ATGAGATTGATTTTCACCATCTCTCGCACGCTGACCTTGCGATCGATCTATTCGATCGCGGCGGCCGTGCTCCTGATTCTATCCAGCTCCAGCGTTCGAGCAGCCGATGAACCGATCGAAGCCGACGTCATCATCTACGGCGGAACTTCGGCCGGGGTCGCCGCAGCCGTCCAGCTCGATCGCATGGGCAAATCGTCGGTCATTATTGAACCGTCCCAGCACTTGGGCGGGCTTTCCGCCGGGGGACTCGGATGGACTGATTCCGGCAACAAGTCGGTCATCGGCGGCGTCTCGCTCGAGTTCTACCAGCGAGTCAAAGACGAGTACGACAAGGAAGAAACCTGGAAGTGGCAGGACTCGGAAGACTACTCCCGCTACTCGCCAGATGCCGAAGCGATCTGGGTCTTCGAACCGCACATCGCCGAGCGCGTCTTCAACAACTGGGTCAAGGAAACGAAGACGCCTGTCTATCTGGGCGAACGTCTCGATCTGAAGGACGGCGTCACCGTCGAGAATGGCCGCATCACTGAGATCCGCATGGAGTCAGGCCAGGCCTACCGGGGAAAGATCTTCATCGACGCCACTTATGAAGGCGACCTGATGGCCAAGGCGGGCGTGTCTTACACGGTTGGCCGTGAAGGCAACGATGTCTACGGCGAGACGCTCAACGGCGTTCAGAAGGCTCGGACCGTCAGCCATCAGTTTGAACACCAGATCAGCCCGTATCGTATCCCCGGCAATCCCGCCAGCGGATTGCTCCCCGGCGTGCACGGCAACGATCCCGGCGAAGATGGCACCGGCGATCATCGGGTCCAGGCTTACTGCTTCCGCATGTGCCTGTCCAATCACCCCGACAACCGCGTCCCGTTTCCCAAGCCGGACCAGTACGACCCGGAACGCTACGAACTGCTGGCTCGCATTCTCGACGCGGGATGGAACCGGGTGTTTCAGAAGTTCGATGTCATTCCGAACCGGAAAACGGACACCAACAATCACGGCCCCTTCTCCACCGATAACATCGGGATGAACTACGACTATCCCGACGGTGACTACGAGACCCGCGAACAGATTATTGAAGAGCATCGCAATTACCAGCAGGGCCTGATGTGGTTCCTGGCCAATGATCCGCGCATTCCGACGGACATCCAGACGCGAATCCGTGAATGGGGCCTGGCTGCGGACGAGTTTCAGGACAACGGCAACTGGCCGCATCAGATCTATGTTCGCGAAGCCCGCCGCATGGTGTCCGACTTCGTGATGACCGAGTGGCATCTTCGTGCCAAGAAGCCAACTCCGGAATCGATCGGCATGGGGTCCTACAACATGGACTCGCATAACGTTCAACGCTACGTCACCGAAGAAGGCTACGCTCGCAACGAAGGCGACATCCAGATCAACCCTGGTGGACCTTATCCGGTCAGCTATCGGGCCATCGTCCCGCCGAAGAAGGAATGCGAAAACCTGCTGGTGCCGGTTTGCCTGTCATCGTCGCACATCGCCTACGGTTCCATTCGCATGGAGCCTGTCTTCATGATTCTGGCTCAGTCGGCTGCCACCGCCGCCAGCCAGTCGATCGACAATAACATCGCCGTTCAGGATGTGAAGTACGAAGATCTGCAGAAGAAGCTGCTGGAAGATGGACAGGTCCTGGAGTACTCCGGTCCCCGCCGACAGGCCCGCACGGGCATCGATCCGAAATCGCTCGAGGGCATCGTGATCGACAATACCGAAGCCAAGGTCAGTGGACTCTGGCAGCACAGCACGTCCGCGCCCGTCTTCGTGGGCGTCGACTATCTGCACAACGAAGAATTCGGCAGCCCCGACAAATCGGTAACCTTTGAATTCCTCGTCACCGAGGAAGGCGAGTACGACGTGCGACTCGGCTACCCGCCCAATCCGAACCGGGCCAGCAATGTCACCGTCGAGATTGAGAGCAAAACTGGCACATCGAGCACGAATGTGAACCAGAAGAAAACGCCTGCAATCTCGAATGCGTTCGTTTCTCTGGGAGCTTATGAGTTTTCTCCGCAGTCGCCGGGGCGCGTCATTATTCAGACTGAAAACGCCAACGGCTACGTGATCGCCGATGCGGTCTGGATTGTTCGTGTCGATGCGGACTCCAATCAGTAA
- a CDS encoding class I SAM-dependent methyltransferase — protein MADHQPTSLGEVYETHHRTGDRIGNSFMEDVRAGLFRDWIGEGKVILDLGGRDGTLTRHFSEGNQVVIGDIDTSAMALAAQTLGVDTIEVNLNEPLPFEDASFDVIVLAEVLEHLPYPAITFTQIERLLKPNGILVGSVPLAYHLKDRWQVLRGRKLWVNGDPTHVQFFKYDELLSFFDRYLDVENVVSIKGGRKAHMFPKLFARDVAFCCRKAA, from the coding sequence ATGGCCGATCACCAACCCACGAGCCTCGGCGAGGTTTACGAGACGCACCATAGAACGGGCGACCGCATCGGAAACTCGTTCATGGAGGACGTTCGGGCCGGCCTGTTTCGGGACTGGATTGGGGAAGGCAAAGTGATTCTGGATCTGGGCGGACGCGACGGCACGCTGACCCGGCACTTCTCAGAAGGGAATCAGGTCGTAATCGGCGACATCGATACGTCGGCCATGGCTCTTGCTGCCCAGACATTGGGCGTCGATACGATTGAGGTGAATCTCAACGAACCGCTGCCGTTTGAAGATGCCTCGTTCGACGTCATCGTCCTGGCCGAAGTTCTTGAGCATCTCCCCTACCCGGCCATCACGTTCACGCAGATCGAACGACTCCTGAAGCCGAATGGAATTCTGGTCGGCAGCGTCCCGCTGGCCTATCACCTGAAAGACCGCTGGCAGGTTCTCCGCGGCCGCAAGCTCTGGGTGAACGGCGATCCGACTCACGTCCAGTTCTTCAAATACGATGAACTGCTCTCGTTCTTCGATCGCTATCTCGACGTCGAAAACGTCGTCTCTATCAAGGGAGGCCGCAAGGCGCACATGTTCCCGAAACTGTTCGCCCGCGACGTCGCCTTCTGCTGCCGTAAGGCGGCGTGA